Proteins encoded together in one Mycolicibacter minnesotensis window:
- a CDS encoding 3-beta-hydroxysteroid dehydrogenase, which produces MGDPSLTTELGRVLVTGGSGFVGTNFVQTLLERSYQVRSFDRAPSSLPDHPNLEKLEGDICDPATVAAAVAGIDTVFHTAAIIDLQGGAKVTDEIRRRSFAVNVDGTKNLVQAGQRAGVKRFVYTASNSVVMGGKAISGGNETMAYTTKFNDLYTETKVVAEKFVLGENGVDGMLTCAIRPSGIWGNGDQTMFRRLFESVVAGHVKVLIGSKRAKLDNSYVHNLIHGFILAAEHLVPGGSAPGQAYFINDGDPINMFEFARPVVEACGEPWPKIRVSGRMVRDVMFAWQWLHFRFGLPEPMLEPGAVERLYLNNYFSIEKAQRDLGYQPLFTTEQAMADCLPYYKKLFEQVKAEAQPHLATVVAEPHPE; this is translated from the coding sequence ATGGGTGATCCTTCACTGACTACTGAACTGGGCCGGGTACTTGTCACCGGGGGCTCCGGTTTCGTCGGAACCAATTTCGTCCAGACCCTGCTCGAGCGGAGCTACCAGGTGCGGTCCTTCGACCGTGCGCCGTCGTCGCTGCCCGACCACCCCAACCTGGAGAAACTGGAAGGCGACATCTGTGACCCGGCAACGGTGGCAGCGGCGGTCGCCGGGATCGACACCGTGTTCCACACCGCGGCGATCATCGACCTGCAGGGCGGCGCGAAAGTCACCGACGAGATCCGTCGCCGCAGCTTCGCGGTCAACGTCGACGGCACCAAGAACCTGGTCCAGGCCGGGCAGCGGGCCGGGGTGAAGCGGTTCGTCTACACCGCGTCCAACAGCGTGGTGATGGGCGGCAAGGCCATCTCGGGCGGCAACGAGACCATGGCCTACACCACCAAGTTCAACGACCTCTACACCGAGACCAAGGTGGTCGCCGAGAAGTTCGTGCTCGGCGAGAACGGCGTGGACGGCATGTTGACCTGCGCCATCCGGCCCTCGGGTATCTGGGGCAACGGTGACCAGACCATGTTCCGCAGGCTGTTCGAGAGCGTGGTTGCCGGTCACGTCAAGGTCCTCATCGGCAGCAAGCGCGCCAAGCTGGACAACTCCTACGTGCACAACCTGATTCACGGCTTCATCCTGGCCGCCGAACACCTGGTGCCCGGCGGCTCGGCGCCCGGCCAGGCCTACTTCATCAACGACGGTGACCCGATCAACATGTTCGAGTTCGCCCGCCCCGTGGTCGAGGCCTGTGGCGAACCGTGGCCCAAGATCCGGGTTTCCGGCCGCATGGTGCGCGATGTCATGTTCGCCTGGCAGTGGCTGCACTTCCGGTTCGGCCTGCCCGAGCCGATGCTGGAACCCGGTGCGGTGGAACGGCTTTACCTGAACAACTACTTCTCCATCGAGAAGGCCCAGCGCGATCTCGGGTACCAGCCGCTGTTCACCACCGAACAGGCCATGGCCGATTGCCTGCCGTACTACAAGAAGCTCTTCGAGCAGGTCAAGGCCGAAGCCCAGCCGCACCTGGCGACCGTGGTCGCCGAGCCGCATCCGGAATAG
- a CDS encoding exodeoxyribonuclease VII small subunit: MPAEQADPVTPVSELGYEQCRDELIDVVQRLEQGGLDLDASLSLWERGEQLAKRCEEHLAGARRRVQEALDAEPGDDLRG; this comes from the coding sequence ATGCCAGCTGAGCAAGCCGATCCGGTGACACCCGTTAGTGAGCTGGGCTATGAGCAGTGCCGGGATGAGCTGATCGATGTGGTGCAGCGGTTGGAACAGGGCGGGCTGGATCTCGACGCGTCGCTGAGCCTGTGGGAACGTGGCGAGCAGCTGGCCAAGCGGTGCGAAGAGCATCTGGCCGGAGCCCGCCGCCGAGTGCAGGAAGCCCTCGACGCAGAACCCGGCGACGACCTCCGCGGGTGA
- the xseA gene encoding exodeoxyribonuclease VII large subunit, with protein sequence MTSPAPGESAENPFPVRAVAIRVKGWIDRLGSVWVEGQLTQINLRPGVRTVFMVLRDPAADMSLTVTCSPELVAGAPVKLTEGTQVVVCGKPNFYTARGTFSLRLSEIRAVGIGELLARIERLRRLLDAEGLFDARLKRPIPFLPGTIGLITGRASAAEHDVMTVAGTRWPAVRFTVRNTAVQGPTAVAQMVEALRDLDADAGVEVIVLARGGGSVEDLLPFSDETLCRAIAACRTPVVSAIGHEPDSPLCDLVADLRAATPTDAAKRIVPDAAAEQALVDDLRRRSAHAVRHWVVREERLLTQLRSRPVLTDPLRALTERGDQIRRALAAVRRDVTRLIDQQGERVGHLSARLATLGPAATLARGYAVVQTVDAGGPHVLRSVEDAAAGTRLRIRVADGAVAATSEGRLREGRLLDGPSDAS encoded by the coding sequence GTGACTTCCCCCGCGCCGGGTGAGTCCGCGGAGAACCCGTTCCCGGTCCGCGCGGTTGCCATCCGGGTCAAGGGCTGGATCGACCGGCTGGGTTCGGTGTGGGTGGAGGGTCAGTTGACCCAGATCAACCTGCGCCCGGGCGTGCGGACGGTGTTCATGGTCTTGCGTGATCCGGCCGCGGACATGTCGCTGACCGTGACCTGCAGCCCCGAGCTGGTGGCTGGCGCGCCGGTCAAGCTGACCGAGGGCACCCAGGTGGTGGTCTGCGGCAAACCCAACTTCTACACCGCCCGAGGCACCTTCTCGCTACGCCTGAGCGAGATCCGTGCGGTGGGCATCGGCGAGCTGCTGGCCCGTATCGAGCGGCTACGCCGGCTGCTGGACGCCGAGGGATTGTTCGACGCCCGGCTCAAGCGGCCGATCCCGTTTCTGCCCGGCACGATCGGCCTGATCACCGGGCGTGCCAGCGCCGCCGAGCACGATGTCATGACCGTGGCCGGCACCCGGTGGCCGGCGGTGCGCTTCACGGTGCGCAACACCGCCGTGCAGGGACCGACCGCCGTGGCCCAGATGGTCGAGGCACTGCGCGACCTGGACGCCGACGCGGGCGTGGAGGTGATCGTGCTGGCCCGTGGGGGCGGCAGCGTCGAGGACTTGCTGCCGTTCTCCGACGAAACCCTGTGCCGGGCGATCGCCGCGTGCCGCACCCCGGTGGTCAGCGCCATCGGCCACGAACCCGACAGCCCACTGTGCGATTTGGTCGCCGACCTGCGCGCGGCCACCCCCACCGACGCCGCGAAGAGGATCGTCCCGGACGCCGCCGCGGAGCAGGCACTGGTAGACGACCTGCGGCGACGCAGCGCGCACGCCGTGCGGCACTGGGTGGTGCGCGAGGAGCGGCTGCTCACCCAGCTGCGCAGCCGCCCGGTGCTGACCGACCCGCTGCGCGCCCTGACCGAGCGCGGCGACCAGATACGGCGTGCCCTAGCGGCGGTGCGCCGCGACGTGACCCGGTTGATCGACCAACAGGGCGAACGGGTGGGGCATCTGTCGGCACGCCTGGCTACCCTGGGTCCGGCCGCGACCTTGGCACGCGGCTACGCGGTGGTCCAGACTGTCGACGCCGGCGGGCCGCATGTCTTGCGGTCGGTCGAGGACGCCGCCGCCGGCACCCGGTTGCGCATCCGGGTGGCCGATGGGGCCGTCGCAGCGACCAGTGAGGGGCGACTTCGTGAAGGACGACTTCTTGACGGACCCAGCGATGCCAGCTGA
- a CDS encoding lipid droplet-associated protein, with protein sequence MAPAPFGVRLLVGAATVAVEETLKLPQTILTYPMTLASQAAHAVMRWQQGVAELVNKGDTTLESLFPPKDEQPEWATFDDDDVEDSFDGAGATFDDDDTDPRTEGRFALYSFSDDGATPPAGNDAPSSAADSDVPTPDLVDELDYGSLTLAQLRARLASLSLDELETLLAYEEATKARAPFQTLLANRITRTTAK encoded by the coding sequence ATGGCACCTGCACCCTTTGGAGTCCGGCTTCTGGTCGGCGCGGCGACGGTCGCGGTCGAGGAGACCCTGAAGCTGCCGCAAACCATCCTGACCTACCCGATGACGCTGGCCAGCCAGGCCGCGCACGCAGTGATGCGCTGGCAGCAGGGCGTCGCCGAGCTGGTCAACAAGGGCGACACCACCCTGGAGTCACTTTTTCCCCCCAAGGACGAGCAGCCGGAGTGGGCAACCTTCGATGACGACGACGTCGAGGACAGTTTCGACGGTGCCGGCGCGACCTTCGACGACGACGACACCGACCCGCGCACCGAGGGCCGGTTCGCCCTGTACTCGTTCAGTGACGACGGAGCCACCCCGCCCGCCGGCAACGACGCCCCGAGCAGCGCTGCGGACTCCGACGTGCCGACCCCCGACCTGGTCGACGAGCTCGACTACGGCTCGTTGACCCTGGCCCAGCTGCGGGCCCGCCTGGCCTCGCTCAGCCTCGACGAGCTGGAGACCCTGCTCGCCTACGAAGAGGCCACCAAGGCCCGCGCACCGTTTCAGACGCTGCTGGCCAACAGGATCACCCGCACCACCGCGAAGTGA
- a CDS encoding 4-hydroxy-3-methylbut-2-enyl diphosphate reductase produces MPPTVHVEISSRLGGPVPAGHAGKRVLLAEPRGYCAGVDRAVETVERALEKHGAPVYVRHEIVHNKHVVDTLTNAGAVFVHETDEVPEGAMVVFSAHGVAPTVHETAADRGLRVIDATCPLVTKVHNEAKRFARDGYDILLIGHAGHEEVVGIIGEAPNDVQLVDGLDAVDTVQVRDENKVVWLSQTTLSVDETMQTVVKLRQRFPNLQDPPSDDICYATQNRQTAVKAMAPECELVIVVGSRNSSNSCRLVEVALGAGARAAHLVDYADDIDPAWLSPEDGPVQTIGVTSGASVPEILVRGVLERLGEYGYGKVFPVATANETLVFALPREIRPSRR; encoded by the coding sequence ATGCCGCCGACCGTCCATGTGGAGATCTCTTCCCGTCTCGGGGGGCCGGTTCCCGCCGGCCACGCCGGTAAGCGGGTGCTGCTCGCGGAGCCGCGCGGCTACTGCGCGGGTGTGGACCGGGCTGTGGAGACCGTTGAGCGGGCGCTGGAGAAGCATGGCGCGCCGGTCTACGTGCGGCACGAGATCGTGCACAACAAGCATGTGGTGGACACCTTGACCAATGCGGGCGCGGTGTTCGTGCACGAGACCGACGAGGTTCCCGAAGGCGCGATGGTGGTGTTCTCCGCGCACGGAGTGGCGCCCACGGTGCATGAGACCGCTGCCGACCGCGGTCTGCGGGTGATCGACGCGACCTGTCCCCTGGTGACCAAGGTGCACAACGAGGCCAAACGCTTCGCCCGGGACGGCTACGACATCCTGCTGATCGGCCACGCCGGCCACGAAGAGGTCGTCGGGATCATCGGCGAGGCACCCAACGATGTGCAGTTGGTCGACGGCTTGGACGCGGTGGACACGGTGCAGGTGCGCGACGAGAACAAGGTGGTGTGGCTGTCGCAGACCACACTGAGCGTCGACGAGACCATGCAGACGGTGGTCAAGCTGCGGCAACGGTTCCCGAATCTGCAGGACCCGCCCAGCGACGACATCTGCTACGCCACCCAGAACCGCCAGACCGCGGTCAAGGCGATGGCGCCGGAGTGCGAGCTGGTGATCGTGGTGGGCTCACGCAACTCGTCGAACTCGTGCCGGTTGGTGGAAGTGGCGCTGGGCGCCGGTGCCCGCGCCGCGCACCTGGTCGACTACGCCGACGACATCGACCCGGCGTGGCTTTCGCCCGAAGACGGCCCCGTGCAGACCATCGGCGTCACCTCGGGTGCCTCGGTGCCGGAGATTCTGGTGCGTGGCGTGCTGGAGCGGCTTGGCGAGTATGGCTACGGGAAGGTGTTCCCGGTGGCCACAGCCAACGAGACCTTGGTGTTCGCCCTGCCCCGCGAGATCCGCCCGAGCCGACGCTAG
- a CDS encoding SulP family inorganic anion transporter, translated as MQEILTVLTEKPRNGLAGLKHWRYDLRSGFTVAMISLPFSMGIAITSGAPPICGIVSAVIAGFVLPFLGGSYVTISGPAAGLAPVLFAGMITLGQIRLGEGATESELLAVGYPLVLVAIALAGVVQVLLAKLKVARLSAIFPAAAIQGMLAAIGLMIIAKQIPLFMGEKFEGREFWAILAEVPRHVGSMNRPVFILGIGCLAGLFLLTAMPGRLLKVMPPPVWVFFAGTLASVFILKLDKRYLIEVPSSLIDGVVLPEFGTVFAHPELWLALAYLVLTLVLIDGVESLATIAAVDKIDPFRRRSDPDRTLQAMGASNVASSVFGGLTIIPGMVKSTANILGGGRTQWANFYNACFLLIFVLMFSHLINKVPLTVLAAVLVFIGYKLCRPTVWLNVARVGTEQLIIFTITLLVTLTTDLLIGLLAGTAVKLVLNLWLESLWHTSHTGSDSAEPSLAGRFLGLFRNPVSRRDFTEGAYHLHLDGSLVCFNLFHVIRELGQLPPDTQTVQLHLSSNVPLVDHTTSETLRYFLEEFSGQDNRPKLTIEGWHHMRPLSKHETSARIALADLTALRSPTTTE; from the coding sequence ATGCAAGAGATCCTGACCGTTCTGACCGAAAAGCCGCGCAATGGCCTGGCCGGTCTGAAGCACTGGCGCTACGATCTGCGGTCGGGCTTCACGGTGGCCATGATCTCGCTGCCGTTCTCGATGGGAATCGCGATCACCTCGGGCGCCCCGCCGATCTGCGGGATCGTGTCGGCGGTCATTGCCGGTTTTGTCCTGCCGTTCTTGGGTGGTTCGTATGTGACCATCAGCGGCCCGGCGGCGGGACTGGCGCCAGTCCTGTTCGCCGGCATGATCACGCTCGGACAGATCCGCCTGGGCGAGGGCGCCACGGAATCCGAATTGCTCGCGGTGGGATACCCCCTGGTTCTGGTTGCCATCGCCCTTGCGGGCGTGGTGCAGGTGCTCCTTGCCAAGTTGAAGGTGGCTCGGCTGAGCGCCATCTTCCCGGCCGCGGCGATTCAGGGCATGCTGGCCGCGATAGGCCTGATGATCATCGCCAAGCAGATCCCGCTGTTTATGGGCGAGAAGTTCGAAGGCCGCGAATTCTGGGCGATCCTGGCCGAAGTTCCCCGCCATGTCGGGTCGATGAATCGTCCGGTCTTCATCCTGGGGATCGGTTGCCTGGCGGGGCTTTTCCTCCTGACTGCGATGCCCGGGCGGCTGCTGAAGGTCATGCCGCCGCCGGTCTGGGTGTTCTTCGCGGGCACGCTGGCCAGCGTATTCATCCTCAAGCTGGACAAGCGCTACTTGATCGAAGTCCCCAGTTCGCTCATCGACGGGGTCGTCCTGCCCGAGTTCGGCACGGTGTTCGCCCATCCCGAACTCTGGCTGGCGCTGGCCTACCTGGTACTCACCCTGGTCTTGATCGACGGGGTCGAGTCCCTGGCGACGATCGCGGCCGTCGACAAGATCGATCCCTTTCGGCGCCGCTCCGACCCGGATCGAACCCTGCAGGCCATGGGGGCCTCTAACGTCGCCTCCAGCGTGTTCGGCGGCCTGACCATCATCCCCGGCATGGTCAAGAGCACTGCCAACATCCTCGGCGGCGGCCGGACCCAGTGGGCCAACTTCTACAACGCCTGCTTTCTGCTGATATTCGTGCTGATGTTCAGCCACCTGATCAATAAGGTCCCGCTGACGGTGTTGGCCGCCGTCCTGGTCTTCATCGGCTACAAACTGTGTCGGCCCACGGTATGGCTCAATGTCGCACGGGTCGGGACCGAGCAGCTCATCATCTTCACGATCACCTTGCTCGTGACGCTGACGACGGACCTGCTCATCGGTCTTCTCGCCGGCACCGCCGTGAAATTGGTGTTGAACCTGTGGCTGGAGAGCCTGTGGCACACCTCGCACACCGGCTCAGATTCCGCCGAACCGAGCCTTGCCGGTCGATTCCTCGGCCTCTTCCGCAACCCGGTGTCGCGGCGGGACTTCACGGAGGGCGCCTACCACCTGCACCTGGATGGTTCGCTGGTGTGTTTCAACCTGTTCCACGTCATTCGGGAATTGGGGCAGCTTCCACCGGACACCCAGACGGTCCAGCTGCACCTAAGCTCGAACGTGCCCCTCGTCGATCACACGACGAGTGAGACCCTGCGCTATTTCCTGGAGGAGTTCAGCGGTCAGGACAACCGGCCGAAGCTGACGATCGAGGGATGGCACCACATGCGGCCCCTCTCCAAGCACGAGACGAGTGCCCGGATCGCCCTGGCCGACCTCACGGCGCTACGGAGCCCCACAACAACGGAGTGA
- a CDS encoding DUF6542 domain-containing protein has protein sequence MAVAREKSAVAADHRSILPSIAGLPWWSAVAVAVVAAAIGVAFDAGSGDKDLTFVFSALYVMGCIAAVLMVQQSGVFTTVIQPPLILFVIVPGAYWLFRGAGFPGLKAIVINCGYPLIERFPLMLFTAATVLLIGMVRWYLGMLDGAAAKRRTAEDHGTPQRPTLSDRLGALISSALSRNPAHAIEQPAPREQRSGQRPRRASAESRRAAREASAGTRTRTRSPERRANGEAPTRSRHVRPPMEAGAAEHPRPRRRPAGDESLQRRRRPATEARDERQPRRGPAPDGQGEPRRRPRPPQEGPRTGDPLSRANRDPHPRSYRPTEAPGRRPAASSADGRGNGNGTRHPVSQVRYRGTDAEEANAQRRARPRQQREQADSWEFDI, from the coding sequence GTGGCAGTAGCGCGCGAGAAGTCGGCAGTGGCCGCTGACCACCGTTCGATCTTGCCGAGCATCGCCGGATTGCCATGGTGGAGCGCGGTGGCGGTCGCGGTGGTGGCGGCCGCTATCGGAGTGGCATTCGACGCCGGCTCCGGCGACAAAGACCTGACGTTCGTCTTCTCTGCGCTCTATGTCATGGGATGCATCGCGGCGGTGCTGATGGTGCAGCAGTCCGGCGTCTTCACCACGGTCATCCAGCCGCCGTTGATCCTGTTCGTGATCGTCCCCGGCGCCTACTGGCTGTTCCGCGGCGCCGGGTTCCCCGGCCTCAAAGCCATCGTCATCAACTGCGGCTATCCCCTGATCGAACGATTCCCGCTGATGCTGTTCACGGCCGCGACTGTGCTGCTGATCGGAATGGTCCGCTGGTATCTCGGGATGCTGGACGGCGCCGCCGCCAAACGCCGCACCGCCGAGGACCACGGCACACCCCAACGCCCCACGCTCAGCGACCGGCTCGGCGCCCTGATCTCCTCGGCCCTGAGCCGCAACCCCGCGCACGCCATCGAGCAGCCGGCGCCCCGTGAACAGCGCTCCGGCCAGCGTCCCCGCCGGGCCAGCGCGGAATCCCGTCGGGCCGCGCGGGAGGCCTCCGCCGGGACCCGCACCCGCACTCGTTCCCCCGAGCGACGCGCCAACGGCGAGGCACCGACCCGCTCCCGGCACGTCCGGCCGCCCATGGAGGCCGGGGCCGCCGAACACCCGCGTCCCCGCCGGCGTCCGGCAGGCGACGAATCGCTGCAGCGACGCCGACGCCCGGCGACCGAGGCCCGTGATGAGCGCCAGCCACGCCGGGGTCCCGCCCCCGACGGGCAGGGCGAGCCGCGCCGGCGGCCGCGTCCGCCTCAAGAAGGGCCGCGCACCGGTGACCCGCTCTCGCGAGCCAACCGGGATCCGCATCCGCGCAGCTACCGCCCGACCGAGGCCCCAGGCCGGCGTCCGGCCGCGTCGTCGGCCGATGGCCGGGGCAACGGCAACGGAACCCGCCACCCGGTATCCCAGGTGCGCTACCGCGGGACCGATGCTGAGGAGGCCAACGCGCAGCGCCGCGCCCGCCCCCGTCAGCAGCGCGAACAAGCCGATTCCTGGGAATTCGACATCTAG
- the ychF gene encoding redox-regulated ATPase YchF: MSLSLGIVGLPNVGKSTLFNALTHNDVLAANYPFATIEPNEGVVPLPDPRLVKLAEIFGSERILPAPVTFVDIAGIVKGASEGAGLGNKFLANIRECDAICQVVRVFADDDVVHVDGKVDPEADIEVIATELILADMQTLEKAVPRLEKEARNNKDRKAMHEAAVAAAAILDTGKTLFAAGVDTAPLRELNLLTTKPFLYVFNADESVLTDDARVAALRELVAPADAVFLDAKIEAELAELDDESAMELLESIGQSERGLDALARAGFHTLKLQTYLTAGPKEARAWTIHQGDTAPKAAGVIHTDFEKGFIKAEVVSYDDLVEAGSMAAAKSAGKVRMEGKDYVMADGDVVEFRFNV, translated from the coding sequence GTGAGCCTGAGCCTGGGAATCGTGGGGTTGCCCAACGTCGGTAAGTCGACCCTGTTCAACGCGCTGACACACAACGATGTGTTGGCCGCCAACTACCCTTTCGCGACCATCGAGCCGAACGAGGGCGTGGTGCCGCTGCCCGACCCACGGCTGGTCAAGCTCGCGGAGATCTTCGGATCCGAGCGGATCCTGCCCGCGCCGGTGACGTTCGTCGACATCGCCGGGATCGTCAAAGGCGCCTCGGAGGGGGCCGGGCTGGGCAACAAGTTCCTGGCCAACATCCGCGAGTGCGACGCCATCTGCCAGGTGGTGCGGGTGTTCGCCGACGACGACGTGGTGCACGTCGACGGCAAGGTGGACCCCGAGGCCGACATCGAGGTGATCGCCACCGAACTGATCCTGGCCGACATGCAGACCCTGGAGAAGGCGGTCCCGCGGCTGGAGAAGGAAGCCCGCAACAACAAGGACCGCAAGGCCATGCACGAGGCCGCGGTGGCCGCCGCGGCGATCCTCGACACCGGCAAGACCCTGTTCGCCGCCGGCGTGGACACCGCCCCGCTGCGCGAGCTGAACCTGCTGACCACCAAGCCGTTCCTCTATGTCTTCAACGCCGATGAGTCGGTGCTCACCGACGACGCGCGGGTGGCCGCGCTGCGTGAGCTGGTGGCACCGGCCGACGCGGTGTTCCTCGACGCCAAGATCGAAGCCGAACTGGCTGAGCTGGACGACGAATCCGCCATGGAGCTGCTGGAGTCCATCGGCCAGAGTGAGCGCGGCCTGGATGCCTTGGCGCGGGCCGGTTTTCACACCCTGAAGTTGCAGACCTACCTGACCGCCGGGCCCAAGGAAGCGCGGGCCTGGACCATCCACCAGGGCGACACCGCCCCCAAGGCGGCCGGGGTGATCCACACCGACTTCGAGAAGGGCTTCATCAAGGCCGAGGTGGTCTCCTACGACGACTTGGTGGAGGCCGGATCGATGGCCGCCGCCAAATCCGCCGGCAAGGTGCGCATGGAGGGCAAGGACTACGTCATGGCCGACGGGGACGTGGTGGAGTTCCGGTTTAACGTCTAG
- a CDS encoding type II toxin-antitoxin system RelE/ParE family toxin has protein sequence MIRSFGSKDTERLSRRERVRSLDPQIQRAALRKLRQVGSAVTLEDLRLPPGNRLERLKGDRSGQHSIRINDQWRICFTWTDAGPEEVEIVDYH, from the coding sequence GTGATCAGGTCCTTTGGGAGCAAGGACACTGAGCGGCTTTCGCGTCGTGAACGTGTTCGTTCGTTGGACCCACAGATCCAACGGGCAGCGCTACGGAAGCTGCGTCAAGTCGGCTCGGCGGTCACGCTCGAAGACCTCCGACTGCCGCCGGGCAATCGGCTTGAGCGACTCAAGGGCGATCGATCTGGTCAGCACAGCATCAGAATCAACGACCAGTGGCGGATCTGCTTCACATGGACCGACGCTGGACCGGAGGAGGTGGAGATCGTTGACTACCACTGA
- a CDS encoding HigA family addiction module antitoxin — MTTTDKHPPIHPGEILHEDFLEGFGVTQNKLAVSIGVPPRRINEIVHGKRGITADTALRLAKYFGTSAQFWLNLQSHYDLDLAEDRVADQIAAITPLKSA, encoded by the coding sequence TTGACTACCACTGACAAGCACCCGCCGATCCACCCCGGAGAGATCCTTCACGAGGACTTCCTGGAAGGCTTCGGCGTCACCCAGAACAAACTCGCGGTGTCGATCGGAGTTCCGCCCCGGCGCATCAACGAGATCGTGCACGGTAAGCGCGGCATCACCGCGGACACCGCATTGCGGCTGGCGAAGTATTTCGGTACCTCGGCCCAGTTCTGGCTCAATCTTCAGTCGCACTACGACCTCGACCTCGCCGAGGATCGGGTTGCCGATCAGATCGCTGCGATCACTCCGCTGAAGAGCGCATGA
- a CDS encoding pyridoxamine 5'-phosphate oxidase family protein produces the protein MTPEELARQWDVVRDVVRRSTGPLAIASVDADGAPTITPIGTVFLRDDGTGFYFDQYTERLAQNLDRDPRVCVMAVVSGPAFWLRSLLEGRFRKAIGVRLYGTAGPRRPATVGELDAVRRRVRLSQLTRGGRALWSDFSHVRDLTFTGLRFVRYPVMMPSA, from the coding sequence ATGACGCCAGAAGAACTTGCGCGTCAGTGGGATGTGGTTCGCGATGTGGTGCGACGCTCGACCGGTCCGCTGGCCATTGCGTCGGTCGATGCTGACGGTGCGCCGACGATCACCCCGATTGGCACCGTGTTCTTGCGCGATGACGGCACCGGCTTCTATTTCGATCAGTACACCGAGCGCCTTGCGCAAAACCTTGACCGTGACCCTCGCGTGTGTGTGATGGCGGTCGTCAGCGGCCCGGCCTTCTGGCTTCGCTCGTTGTTGGAGGGGCGCTTTCGCAAGGCCATCGGTGTTCGGCTCTACGGAACTGCCGGTCCCCGCCGTCCGGCAACTGTGGGAGAACTCGATGCGGTGCGGCGGCGCGTACGACTGAGCCAATTGACCAGGGGCGGAAGGGCGCTCTGGTCGGACTTCAGCCACGTTCGTGACCTCACGTTCACCGGACTTCGATTCGTTCGGTATCCGGTCATGATGCCGTCGGCGTAA
- a CDS encoding alpha/beta fold hydrolase, which translates to MAADKPRLRPVSDDPIRVEYRTVHGYRRAYRVAGDGPPLLLIHGIGDNSSTWEPLIPLLAEKYTVIAPDLLGHGLSDQPRADYSVAAFANGMRDLLSVLSFDRVTVIGHSLGGGVAMQFCYQYPQMVERLVLVAAGGVKREVNPALRLASLPAAPQALAALSVPGFETALRMARGWFDDVSLPPLLVDLPEILRVLGDLRSPNKRAAFVRTLRAVVDWRGQMVTMLDRSYLTERLPIMIVWGTHDLVLPYAHAKLAHAAMPHSRLETFVDSGHFPFRDDPLRFADLVDDFITGTVPLDFDLERWRRLLTDGATEPAAADQDEELLRALSDGRSAT; encoded by the coding sequence ATGGCTGCGGACAAGCCGCGATTGCGGCCGGTTTCGGATGACCCGATCCGAGTCGAATACCGAACCGTGCATGGCTATCGCCGGGCGTATCGGGTGGCCGGGGACGGGCCGCCACTGCTGTTGATTCACGGGATCGGAGACAATTCGTCGACCTGGGAGCCGCTGATCCCGCTGCTGGCGGAGAAGTACACGGTGATCGCCCCGGATCTGCTCGGTCACGGGCTCTCGGATCAGCCGCGCGCTGACTATTCCGTCGCCGCGTTCGCCAATGGCATGCGAGATCTGCTGTCGGTCTTGAGCTTTGACCGGGTAACGGTGATCGGGCATTCCTTGGGCGGTGGGGTGGCGATGCAATTCTGCTACCAGTACCCGCAGATGGTGGAGCGACTGGTCTTGGTGGCTGCCGGCGGTGTCAAGCGCGAGGTGAACCCCGCGCTGCGGCTGGCGTCGCTGCCGGCCGCGCCGCAAGCCTTGGCCGCACTGTCGGTGCCCGGATTTGAGACAGCGCTGCGGATGGCGCGGGGGTGGTTCGACGACGTGAGCCTGCCGCCGCTTCTGGTCGATCTTCCCGAGATCCTGCGGGTGCTCGGTGATTTGAGGTCGCCGAACAAGCGGGCAGCGTTCGTGCGGACGCTGCGCGCCGTGGTGGATTGGCGCGGGCAGATGGTCACCATGCTCGACCGCAGTTATCTCACCGAACGACTCCCGATCATGATCGTCTGGGGCACCCACGATCTGGTGCTGCCGTATGCGCACGCCAAGCTCGCACACGCCGCCATGCCGCATTCGCGGCTGGAAACCTTCGTCGATTCCGGTCATTTCCCGTTCCGTGACGACCCGCTGCGGTTCGCCGACCTTGTCGACGACTTCATCACCGGCACGGTGCCGCTGGATTTCGACCTGGAACGGTGGCGTCGGCTGCTCACCGACGGAGCGACCGAACCCGCGGCCGCGGATCAGGATGAGGAGCTCCTGCGCGCGTTGTCCGACGGCCGCAGCGCCACCTGA